CTCTTCTGTCCTCTGGGCCGCACCTCTATCCTTGTGCTAGTCTACTGTGGTACTCTACAGCTCTGACATCAACTCATACCAGAGCATCAGAAGACTGACGTTCACCAGTGCCACAACAGGGAAATGCTGTGAGTATAAAAATATTTTTGAGCTGTCTAATTGTCTAATCGATCTGACTGTACTGTACACGTAAAAGGTTAGTTTTATCCAACTCAGATTTAAAATATTAAAAGTATAATTTTTGGTTTTAACAAAGATGACAACGGTCAAGTAAATATACACAAATAGCTGctatttgtcggggcatggacaaggtgttgaaagtgttccacaggaatgctggcccatgttgattcccacagttgtgtcaagttggttggatgtcctttgggtggtggaccattcttgatacacacaggaaactgttgagcgtgataaacccagcatcgttgcagtttttgacacaaaATGGTGCGccttgcacctactaccataccccgttcaaaggcacttaaatcttgaaAAAAAAAttccaaaggcacttaaatccaaatctcaattgtttcaaggcttaaaaatccttctttaacctcacCTCCCATTCACCTACTCTGATTGAAGAAGAGTAaacaagtgatatcaataaggggtcataggattcacctggattcacctggtcagtgagaaaataaagaaaaagatggtgttcttaatgttttgtacactcagtgtataggaCAAACTGATCTTATATGAACAAAAATTTGCCCCGCTAAATGCTTAAATGAATACTGTAGCTTGGTGTCCAGCCAGGTCTACACCTCTGGAttacagcgtctgctaaatgtcatatGCATACACTATAcgaacgtatgtggacaccccttcaaatgagtggattcggctatttcagccacacctgttgctgacaggtgtataagactgagcacacagccatgcaatctccatagacaaacattggcagtagaatggccttactgaagagctcagtgaatttcaacgtggcaccgtcataggatgccatctttccaaaaattcagtttgtcaaatttctgccctggtagagctgccccggtcaactgtaagtgctgttattgtgaagtggaaacgctgccattggactctggagcagggaAAACGCATTCTCTttagtgatgaatcacgcttcaccatttggcagtccgatggacaaatctgggtttggcggatgccaggagaatgctacctgccccaatgtatagtgccaactgtaatgtttggtgaaggaggaataatggtctggtgctgtttttcatggttcgggccccttagttccagtgaagggaaatcttaacgctacagcatacaatgacattctagattattctgtgcttccaactttgtgacaacagtttagggaaggccctttcctgtttcagcatgacaatgaccccgtgcacaaagcaaggtccatatagaaatggtttggaagaacttgactggcccccacggagccctgacctcaaccccatcgaacacctttgggatgaattggaacgctgactgcgagccaggcctaagcGTCCAACATCAGCGCCTGATCTCACTAATGCTCatatggctgaatggaaacaagtccctgcagcaatgttccgacatctagtggaaggccagaagagtggaggctgtaataGCAGAAAAGCAGGGGGACAAACTGATCTTTTCTAAATGATTATGTTATGTGCCATATTACCGAGCATTGAGGGAAGATATTTAGAAATATTTAATGCCAATATATTTCATATGACTATTTCTAAAATGATCATCTATTTTTGTGTCTACCATTGTCAAAattagacaaacacacaccagggTAGAAAGGTGTTCACAAAAAGAGCATTTATTTTCTACCCAATGATATCCTGCCACTTTTATGTTTGACTCCATCGATGCTTGAGATCTCATGCATTACTTTACAGTAAAACATGTTGCAAATTACAACACAACTTTTCATCTTATGCGGTGGTTTCTGCATCAGTGTATTGCTGCGAACTAATTTACCCATCTTCCATGGTTCCTGTGGAGCAGAAGGTTGCCAAGAAATGTCATATTTGTCACACGTGTGTTTGTGCAAATCACCAATGCATGACACTTCAACTAGTTGCACATTAGAGCATTGTTGTTTACATCAATTAGAGCAGTGGTCCCCAACCGGTCCATCACGATCGCCAATCGGACGGTTCAGATTATGGTGTCTGCAGTCATTTAGAAGGCATAAAAGAAAGCAACAGAAaaattgatactgtgagatttcaaaatgtTAAAAACCATCACTAGAGAGAAACTGTCAAGGAATACAGCAAAGAGGTGCTgtttttatttcactaggcaagtcagttaagaacaaattattatttacaatgacggcctaccccggcaacagtgggtcaattgtgcgccaccctatgggactcccaatcaaggtctgatgtgattcagcctggattcgaaccagggactgtagtggtgcctcttgcaccgagatgcagtgtcagagatgctgcgccactcaggagcccagtgAGTTGAGTTTAAGTTCTTACTGTCAACACTTTGCATTCAACACTTTTAGAAGTATAATGAcattcttcctatttccactcagctctacaacaagcactgcagcagtaatgaaGGAGAAGGAAAGTGTATTAATAGGTTtgcgttgttgttattattagcagCTTGGGGGTATTTTTTTATATCAAGgtatatttcactttctctgttcataggagtaagAATTTGTGCATGAAATAATGCGGTGCGACTGGAGTTTCCCCATCAGATGAAACACGGTGTCCCTAcatggtcagtgtcagtggaggaaaggatgaacggagggatgttgagagacggaccatcagtctgctgctctctctctccgctgagactgaccatcagatgaaACACGGTGTCCCTAcatggtcagtgtcagtggaggaaaggatgaacggagggatgttgagagacggaccatcagtctgctgctctctctctccgctgagactgaccatcagatgaaACACGGTGTCCCTAcatggtcagtgtcagtggaggaaaggatgaacggagggatgttgagagacggaccatcagtctgctgctctctctctccgctgagactgaccatcagatgaaACACGGTGTCCCTAcatggtcagtgtcagtggaggaaaggatgaacggagggatgttgagagacggaccatcagtctgctgctctctctctccgctgagacCGACCATCAGATGAAACACGGTGTCCCTAcatggtcagtgtcagtggaggaaaggatgaacggagggatgttgagagacggaccatcagtctgctgctctctctctccgctgagacCGACCATCAGATGAAACACGGTGTCCCTAcatggtcagtgtcagtggaggaaaggaagaacggagggatgttgagagacggACCCTCACTCTGCgactctctccctccgctgagactgaccatcagatgcagacattatcagcccagtaaaataaaaagctaATTATTTACATTTATGCTCACTGTGCCTCACCAGTAATACAACAACGGATCTATTACCAGTCTGATCATATGCCTACCTCaaatttagattttttaaaatgtttaaatggCCCAAACAACAATGCTTTGTCAGGGCATTTCAAGCAAAACCAATATgcggtgataatgtattgggcctatagcttactgcacgaacctcattgctacagtactgtttttaattggttactGTTGCATAGGCTTGTGTTTAAAAATACATCTGAGCTGTAGAGCTCGGCTTGCATCAAAAAGTGATCTCAAAAGGTCGGTGACACTGAATTAGAgagttctattatgtgttctagtATTGTTATTTATTCAGTCGAAAGCCCCTTATTGTCCTTGCCAACAGCACCTCGACAACCAGCAACCCATGTGTAAAAACAAGAGTGTGGTTGGAAACTAAAGGGTGTTCAGAAGAGTGGTTTTCAACTTCCTCCCTCCTTTTGTCTGACTGgcaataaattaaataaaaataggcAGGGCTATTTTAAATTCCCTTCACATTTTTGGTTTTGAAATATACTACCTGTAATAAGTTACAATGAATTGTGATTGATGCAATAGTATGCATAGAAAATATGTCTCTACCCATATGAAGAGTTTAATTCCAAAATGCTATACGGTGCatttggaaggtattcagaccccttgacattttccacattttgttacattgcagccttattctaaaattgattaataaaacaacaacaaaatcctcacacaataaataccccataatgacatcacaataccccataatgacatcacaataccccataatgacatcacaataccccataatgacatcacaataccccataatgatcaagcgaaaacaggcttttagaaatgtttgcaaatgtattaaaaattaaaaacctAAATACCTTATttgcttaagtattcagaccctttgctatgagacatgaaattgagctcaagtgcatcctgtttccattgatcatccttgagatgtttctacaacctgtggtaaatgaaattgattggacatgatttggaaaggcgcacacctgactatataaggttccacagttgaaagtacaagtcagagcaaaaaccaagccatgacgtcgaaggaattgtccatagagctctgagacaggattgtgtcgaggcacagatttggagaagggcaccaaaacatttctgcagcattgaaggtccccaaaaacacaatgggctacatcattcttaaagggaagaagtttggaaccatctaAAATCTATGAATAAAGAATCTGAGAAGAAACACACATGCAAACATTTCTGATACAAAAAAAACACGTGAAAAATTGGTGGATATAGCATTTTGGAAATAATTGGCTATTAAGTAATAGCTATGATTCCCTCTAACCCACAGAGTCCTCTGGTGACCCATACGAGCTCGACATCGCCATGGGCAGTGGGCCCAGTAAAGAACGTCGGGGATCCAGCACTCAGGCAGCCTTGCTGGGCCAGGAAGAGCCCGCTGAGTCAGTCATACTGGGTAAGGCCTGCCCTCCCATCTCGGTCTGAGCACAGCACAGGACTCTGGGAAACAGGCCAGTACtagcctttctctttctctgtcctcagaGGTCAATCGTCCTGGGATTGTTTTGACTGAAACCTATAGGGAATTGGAAGTGTGCACGACAGCCGGGTCTATTTATAGTTAAGGACAAATATTATATATCCATTTTTACTTAACTTATTTCTTCTTAAaaatgcactgttggttaagggcttgtaagtaaacatttcacactaaggtctacactgttggttaagggcttgtaagtaaacatttcacactaaggtctacactgttggttaagggcttgtaagtaagcatttcacactaaggtctacactgttggttaagggcttgtaagtaagcatttcacactaaggtctacactgttggttaagggcttgtaagtaagcatttcacactaaggtctacactgttggttaagggcttgtaagtaaacatttcacactaaggtctacactattggttaagggcttgtaagtaagcatttcacactaaggtctacactgttggttaagggcttgtaagtaagcatttcacactaaggtctacactgttggttaagggcttgtaagtaagcatttcacactaaggtctacactgttggttaagggcttgtaagtaagcatttcacactaaggtctacactgttggttaagggcttgtaagtaagcatttcacactaaggtctacactgttggttaagggcttgtaagtaagcatttcacactaaggtctacactgttggttaagggcttgtaagtaagcatttcacactaaggtctacactgttggttaagggcttgtaagtaagcatttcacactaaggtctacactgttggttaagggcttgtaagtaagcatttcacactaaggtctacactgttggttaagggcttgtaagtaagcatttcacactaaggtctacacggttggttaagggcttgcgaCCAACATAATGTGGAATTGTTTTTGGTTAATGTTCTATGCATCCATGGTGTGGTAAaatagtaagcatttcacactaaggtaagcatttcacactaaggtctacactgttggttaagggcttgtaagtaagcatttcacactaaggtctacactgttggttatcCAGGGCTGTTCTTTTGTATCCATAGTGTGGTGATGCTGtttcacactaaggtctacactgttggttaagggcttgtaagtaaacatttcacactaaggtctacactaTTGGTTaagggcatttcactgtaaggttgtattcagcacatgtgacaaatacaatttgatttgatttcaaagttcaaatcaaatcaatgcgACCAACAATGTGGAATTGTTTTTGTTAATGTTCCTATGCATCCATGGTGTGGTAATGCTGTTGCTATGCATCCATGGTGTggtgatgctgttgctatgcatcCATGGTGTggtgatgctgttgctatgcatcCATGGTGTGGTGATGCTGTTCCTATGCATCCATGGTGTGGTGATGCTGTTCCTATGCATCCATGGTGTGGTGATGCTGTTCCTATGCATCCGTGGTGTGGCATCTGTGGTGTGGTGATGCCCTAGATGTTTAGATGCCTCTCTGTTAAATATGACCAGAGTTGGTGTGCAAGAAAGAGGAAAAAAACATTCCTGGTCTTCTGTTGAACCACCAGAGGACAGAAATGAGcttgtgcaataactcaattcgcctttgcactcctaaacaacgcacttaaaaaaaaactttggcAAAGTGTAAAGTCTACAAagcttagtccactctgttcataacaggttttagttttgggaacagaactgtattgagatcaaatgtttcattggTGGGAAAATGTACCGAATGTCGGCCAAAGTCCATCTCGTTTCCTTCTTCTCCTGCCGGCCCCttggcttcctctcactaccacatTTGGTAATGAATGGAAACAccaagcggatgcttcacattcatacatccggtgaaatatctaTCTCACTGTTCAATCTGTGGCTGTACTCCCTCTAGTCACCCTGTAGAAATGGTGTGAACCAGGTGACATTGAATTCCTCAAGATGTTAGTTGATGAAGATCACATCAATCATTTAGCTCAGAAAGGCTGACGATCATCTCATTTGTGTAACTTGGAAGTGTCTTGCCTAACCATGACTACTCACATTCAAAGTGTGAATTACAAACATACAAGTACATAGATATTTAATCGTATGCATGCTTTTTGTTTGCTTTTTTTCTCAGCATGAAAATACTGCGTTGTCATGGTTTGAGGTTCTCATAGTAGACTGACACTAATCTTTCATGTATCTGTTCTGTCTACAGAGAGCAGCAAGTATATGGTAGTGGCCCTGTATAACTATCCCACTGGTCCCCCAGCACACTGCCGCATCCACACTGGAGAGAGACTCAGCGTGCTTTCAGAGTAAGAAACCATAGCCTCTACATACAACTACcataattactactactactactactgtgatGTGTTTTTCCTGCAATAACTTATGTATGTCTTGTGTTTCTGTGAATGTGCATGTCTATATAGCGAGGGGGAGTGGTGGAAGGTGAGATCCTCTGCCACAGGCAATGAGAGCTACATCCCCAGCAACTACACAGCCAAGGTGTACCACAGGTGAGTCCACTGATCCATCTGACTCTATTCCCCTTTAGAATCTCTATTTACATGGctctgtctatttctatgtctgacTCTATCTCTATGCTCTTGGCCTAGGTGGCAGTATGAGGGTCTCAGCCGAGAGAAGGCTGAGGAGCTCCTCTTTCTGCCCTACAACCAGACTGGCTCTTTTCTGGTCCGGGAGAGTGAGACCCACCCTGGTCAGTTCAGTTCACACTCCAGGCTACACATCAAACGCTAACAAGACCAGGGAAACAATCTTAAAAATGTCATTGATAAACCTGAAGTGGCAAAAGGCAGTGACTAAAGTCTTACACTGTCCACTCTAGGTGCCAACTCCCTGTCAGTGCGTAAGAGCAGTGACCAGGATCGTCGCTCAGTCAAACACTACCGGATCCAACAACTGGAGAATGGCTGGCTCTACATCTCCCCCTGCCTCACCTTCCCCAACCTCAGAGCTCTGGTAGACCACTACTCAGGTCAGGTGCTTTAAAGCATTTACAGTGGTGTAGAAAATACTGAAGGCTCTAGTTACATCTCATCTCAAAAGggatgtaatatataataatataataatatatgccatttagaggacgcttttatccaaagcgacttacagtcatgtgtgcatacattctacgtatgggtggtctcgggaatcgaacccactaccctggcgttacaagcgccatgctctaccaactgagctacagaaggaccacatctgTAGTTACATCCCTTTTGTGTCCAACCCAAACATTTGAACCTTTTGCACAAGTGGCAGTGGGATAAAAGCTGGGGACACCTAAACCATCTTCAGTCATTAAATTGTAGTATTCATGTTCAGGCTGAGTTGTAACAGACTGATTGACATCTCCTTCCAGAGGTCCGTGATGGGCTGTGCTGTCTGCTAGGGGAGCCCTGCTTCATCCAGGGGTCCAACAACGTTCCCGTGGTTACTGGGCCACTCCCCATGGCTGTCAGGAAGCACACCCTCAACT
Above is a genomic segment from Oncorhynchus gorbuscha isolate QuinsamMale2020 ecotype Even-year linkage group LG10, OgorEven_v1.0, whole genome shotgun sequence containing:
- the LOC124045005 gene encoding src-like-adapter 2 isoform X1; the encoded protein is MGSGPSKERRGSSTQAALLGQEEPAESVILESSKYMVVALYNYPTGPPAHCRIHTGERLSVLSDEGEWWKVRSSATGNESYIPSNYTAKVYHRWQYEGLSREKAEELLFLPYNQTGSFLVRESETHPGANSLSVRKSSDQDRRSVKHYRIQQLENGWLYISPCLTFPNLRALVDHYSEVRDGLCCLLGEPCFIQGSNNVPVVTGPLPMAVRKHTLNWKDMDSSMIFGKDKGKDNEDSLVSEGLKEAIKSYRFMTKDCKGSSHKWDS
- the LOC124045005 gene encoding src-like-adapter 2 isoform X2 — translated: MVVALYNYPTGPPAHCRIHTGERLSVLSDEGEWWKVRSSATGNESYIPSNYTAKVYHRWQYEGLSREKAEELLFLPYNQTGSFLVRESETHPGANSLSVRKSSDQDRRSVKHYRIQQLENGWLYISPCLTFPNLRALVDHYSEVRDGLCCLLGEPCFIQGSNNVPVVTGPLPMAVRKHTLNWKDMDSSMIFGKDKGKDNEDSLVSEGLKEAIKSYRFMTKDCKGSSHKWDS